In Salmo salar chromosome ssa15, Ssal_v3.1, whole genome shotgun sequence, one genomic interval encodes:
- the LOC106572942 gene encoding PDZ domain-containing protein 4, with protein MGCNMCVVNRPEQQYKVMFQKGYINGTLRPIDGNCNKVKGRRPSQQPQERNTPNSNSQDPLLLQVVGCRGYRRNGGALGPGGTLGNVSTMGLVSIPDCVDNCTQTDISFQNILTVGRSTHYHPHGGCSPTQPPPSPPLPHLMDPYLLNEFCTYDHEYNDPNDYFDIAHHEVDRQEELEYEEVELYKSSQQDKLGLTVCYCTDDEEDLGIYVGEVNPNSIAAKNGRIREGDRILQINGIDIQNREEAVAILTREDSINFSLLLARPDIENEHQGDPEEVDMEIPIGMNVEALHTCHLPSLYREGPHTPTHILSLTTLSNSQELDSGVGRTDESTHNAESSEHDLLGEDQDQTSAPNTNTTNTPGSMRKFRPGNTPSSPLPHLQEIHLTYDSQPRVGLYGGKGLGGGLGTGLGLGLGGYVPDPLMTMMMPGLTEEECERYRELLEIRCQFERNRKLAERSQGGRLGTEEDEEKCEICDDEGGSDPKVDVNCNESMTQHEMALLEEELRHLEFKCRNILRVQKMQQLRERCMKAWLLEEDVVGRGALPTGPESAPDHDTDPEPANELHRELSDINELPERERSDPDPDPDQDKDSTSAYNTGGESCRSTPLVSTKLLPLSLSIQEEGRGGDIPNRHSRDRADKVGSRRGWERGGHGSPNGSFSPNSYRKYQIQMTNASTSPVHPKFWSLTRGDDVVGVGSSSQRGIADGGTTTTPRRKSPRANPTHHDRSGGRTAESSPYFTRRRQGNKSPAPERYQSCVQLPSSDPEVRIESLDYVDRAMVLGMGLGERGAAAGSSGQASPRSVSGAPADNTKAQDSHAGLPLHLPLQLGPASPRMEWKVKIRSDWTRYVAKRPVRDRLLKARANKIREERSGMTTDDDSVSEMKQGRYWSKEERKQQLLRAREHRQRREFMMQSRLEYLKGDREPHGGTTDGKAAGGPPGLQGETGGSPSILALSQKKFMKKRNKRILDNWITIQELLAHGSRSPDGKKVYNSLLSVTTV; from the exons GTCAAAGGAAGGAGACCATCTCAACAGCCCCAGGAGAGAAATACTCCAAACTCCAACTCCCAGGATCCTTTGCTGCTGCAGGTAGTGGGGTGTAGAGGCTACCGGAGGAACGGTGGCGCCTTGGGGCCAGGGGGTACCCTGGGTAACGTAAGCACCATGGGGCTGGTGTCCATCCCAGACTGTGTGGATAACTGCACTCAGACTGACATTAGCTTCCAGAATATTCTGACCGTGGGGAGGTCAACCCACTACCACCCCCACGGCGGCTGCTCACCCACGCAACCACCACCCTCTCCACCACTGCCTCACCTCATGGACCCTTATCTACTGAATGAGTT CTGTACCTACGATCACGAGTACAACGATCCCAACGACTACTTTGACATAGCTCACCACGAAGTGGACAGGCAGGAGGAACTGGAGTACGAg GAGGTGGAGCTGTATAAGTCCAGTCAACAGGACAAGCTGGGGttgacagtgtgttactgtacagaTGATGAGGAGGACCTGGGAATATATGTAGGAGAG GTCAATCCCAACAGTATAGCAGCAAAGAACGGACGTATCCGTGAAGGAGACAGAATTCTGCAG ATAAATGGTATTGATATCCAGAACAGAGAAGAGGCGGTGGCCATTTTGACCAGAGAGGACAGCATCAACTTCTCACTGCTGCTGGCCAGACCTGACATAgag AATGAGCACCAGGGGGACCCAGAGGAGGTGGATATGGAGATACCTATCGGCATGAATGTTGAGGCTCTCCACACCTGCCACCTGCCCAGCCTCTACCGAGAGGGgccacacacccccacccacatCCTTAGTCTGACTACTCTCAG TAACAGTCAGGAGCTGGACAGTGGCGTGGGCCGTACAGACGAAAGCACCCACAACGCTGAGTCCTCTGAACATGACCTGCTTGGAGAGGACCAGGACCAGACCAGCGCCCCAAACACCAACACAACCAACACCCCAGGCAGCATGAGGAAGTTCAGACCTGGGAATACACCCTCGTCCCCATTGCCCCACCTCCAAGAGATCCACCTCACTTATGACTCCCAGCCCAGggtggggctgtatggaggaaAGGGACTGGGAGGGGGTTTGGGGacggggttggggttggggttgggggggtACGTACCCGACCCactgatgacgatgatgatgccGGGTCTGACTGAGGAAGAGTGCGAGAGGTACAGGGAGCTACTGGAGATCAGGTGTCAGTTTGAAAGAAACAGGAAGCTTGCTGAGAGAAGCCAGGGAGGAAGATTGGGGactgaggaggatgaggagaagtGTGAGATATGTGATGATGAAGGGGGGAGTGACCCAAAAGTCGATGTAAACTGCAACGAGAGCATGACGCAACACGAGATGGCGTTGTTAGAGGAGGAACTACGTCATCTCGAGTTTAAGTGTCGTAACATCCTGAGGGTGCAAAAGATGCAACAGCTGAGAGAACGATGCATGAAGGCGTGGCTTCTGGAGGAGGACGTCGTTGGCCGTGGAGCCTTACCCACTGGTCCTGAATCCGCCCCCGACCACGACACAGACCCAGAGCCCGCCAACGAGCTCCACCGCGAGCTATCGGACATCAATGAGCTCCCTGAGCGGGAGAGATccgacccagacccagacccagaccaggACAAAGACAGCACCAGCGCCTACAACACAGGGGGAGAGAGTTGCAGGAGCACCCCTCTGGTTAGCACCAAGTTACTCCCTCTGTCTTTGTCCATCCAggaagagggtagaggaggggacaTCCCCAACAGACACAGCCGAGACCGGGCTGACAAGGTCGGGTCTAGgcggggatgggagagaggaggacatggTAGTCCGAATGGTTCCTTCTCTCCCAACAGCTACAG gaagtaccagatccAAATGACCAACGCCAGCACAAGCCCCGTCCATCCTAAATTCTGGTCTCTGACCCGGGGGGATGACGTTGTCGGGGTGGGGTCGTCATCACAGAGGGGGATAGCTGACGGCGGAACAACCACAACACCCCGACGGAAGTCCCCCAGAGCTAACCCCACACACCACGACAGGTCAGGGGGTCGAACCGCAGAGTCCAGCCCATACTTCACACGGCGTCGCCAAGGCAACAAGTCTCCGGCACCGGAACGCTACCAGAGCTGCGTGCAGCTGCCGTCGAGCGACCCGGAGGTCCGGATCGAATCCCTGGACTATGTAGACCGAGCCATGGTCCTGGGGATGGGTCTAGGCGAGAGAGGGGCTGCAGCGGGCAGCAGTGGTCAGGCCAGTCCCAGGAGTGTAAGTGGTGCCCCAGCAGACAACACCAAGGCCCAGGACAGCCACGCAGGCCTCCCCctacacctccctctgcagctaGGGCCGGCTTCACCTCGCATGGAGTGGAAG GTGAAGATCCGTAGCGACTGGACACGCTACGTTGCCAAGCGACCAGTGAGGGACCGCCTCCTTAAAGCCCGGGCCAATAAGATCCGAGAAGAGCGCAGCGGCATGACGACAGACGACGACTCGGTCAGCGAGATGAAGCAGGGACGTTATTGGTCGAAGGAGGAGCGTAAACAACAGCTGCTGAGGGCCAGGGAGCACCGGCAGCGCCGTGAGTTCATGATGCAGAGCCGGCTGGAATACCTGAAGGGGGACAGAGAGCCACACGGGGGAACTACGGACGGGAAGGCTGCAGGAGGACCTCCAGGCCTGCAGGGAGAGACGGGTGGTAGTCCCAGTATCCTGGCCCTCAGCCAGAAGAAGTTCATGAAGAAGAGGAACAAGAGGATCCTGGATAACTGGATCACCATCCAGGAACTACTCGCTCATGGATCCAGGTCACCGGATGGAAAGAAGGTGTATAATTCTCTTCTCTCTGTTACTACGgtgtga